Part of the Janibacter endophyticus genome is shown below.
CGGCCGTCGCCGACGATCATCGCGTGGGCGACGAGCGGGTGAGCCCGCAGCTCCTCCTCGAGCGGCCCGGGCACGACGTTCTTGCCGCCGGCGGTGACGATGATCTCCTTGGCCCGGCCGCTGATCGTCAGGTAGCCGTCCTCGTCGAGACGCCCAAGGTCGCCGGTCTTGAGCCAGCCGTGGTCGAAGACCGCCTCGGTGGCCTCCTCGTCCTCCCAGAAGCGCTCCATGACGACGAGCCCGCGCAGCTGGATCTCGCCGTCCTCGGCGATGCGGACCTCGTTGCCGTCGAGCGGCCGGCCGACGGTCCCGATGCGCTGCCGGCCGGGCCCGTTGACGGTGATCGCCGCCGAGGTCTCGGTCAGCCCGTAGCCCTCGTAGATCGGCACACCCGCCCCTCGGAAGAAGTGCTGGAGCCGCGGGTCGAGCGCGCCGCCGCCGCTGATCGCGTAGCGGCACTCGCCGCCGAGGGCCTCGCGGATCTTGGAGTACAGCAGCCGGTCGAAGAGCGCGTGCTCGGCGCGCAGCCGCGGCCCGCGGACGCGCGCGTCGCCGACCCCGTCACCCCCGAGGTCGCGACTCCACTCGAGGGCGACCTGGGACCCCCGGCGGAAGACCTCCGACGGGGCGCGGCCGGCCTCCCGGGCCTTGGTCCGGATCGCGTCGTGGACCTTCTCGAAGACCCGGGGCACACCGAGGACGACGTGCGGCCGGAAGCTCGACAGCGCCGTCGTCAGCGTGCCGAAGTCGGACCAGAAGCCCACCGTCATCCCACCCTGGGCGCCGGCGTGGGCGACCGCCCGGGCGAGCACGTGAGCCATCGGCAGGAACATGAGCATCCGGCGACCCTCCACGGCCTCCGACCCCACGGGCGCGGCCAGGAGCCCGGCGACCTCGGCGGCGAGGTTGCGATGGGTGAGGACGACCCCCTTCGGCCGTCCGGTGGTCCCTGAGGTGTAGACGATGGATGCGGGGGCGCCGATCGTCACGCCGTCCCGCCGGCGGACGAGCTCGGCGTCCTCGACGTCGAAGCCGCGCTCCTCGAGGGTCCGCAGCCCGCCGTCCTCGAGGACGAGCACCTCAGCGTCGAGCCCCTCGGCCAGGGCGGCCTGCTCGGCGGACTCGACGACGAGGACCTTCGCCCGGGAGTTCTCCACGATCCACGCGAGCTGGCTCGCGGACGACGACGGGTAGACGGGGACGGTGATGGCGCCGGCGGCCCAGATCGCCTCGTCGAGGAGCATCCACTCATAGCGGGTCTGGCACATGATCGCGACCCGGTCGCCCGCCTCGATCCCGCTCGCCATGAGCCCGCGGGCCGTCTTGACCAGCCCGGTGAGGTGCTCCCGGGCGCTCACCGTCTGCCACTCGCCGTCGACGTGACGGGCGTAGCTCGGGTGCTGCGGCTCCTCCACCGCCCGCCGCCAGGGGCGCAGGTGGAGCAGATCGGCTGACGAGACCTTGAGACTCACGAGTCTCCTTCCGGGACAACGGAAGACGACGCCTTCCTTACCACCGATCGAGTCTGGCACGGCGCCGTCGGAGTCCCCAATCCTGCATCCGCAGCCGCCGAGGTCACGCTGAGCGCCGGGAATCCCCGCGCGGTGTGATGAGGTTGGACCGAACGCCCCGCCGAACCATCCCGAGGTGACCCGCAGATGAGCCGACCGACGAGCCGCACCGTGGGCTCCAGCCTGTCCGGCCCCGCCCGCGCGGCCATCGGGACCAGCCTCGCCGGTGGCGCCCTCGGCGCCCTGACGAACGCGCCGCACCAGCTGAGCCACCTCTTCCGCGGCCGCTTCCCGACGATCGCGGTCACCGGCATGACCGGGGTCGGCAAGACCCGGCTCGCCGACACCATCGCCCGCCGCAACCCCACGATCGGCACCGACGACGTCGGCTCGGCGACGATGGAGCGGCGCACCCGCACGACGACGAAGGGGCGCGGCTTCCGTTTCCGCGTCGT
Proteins encoded:
- a CDS encoding AMP-dependent synthetase/ligase, whose protein sequence is MSLKVSSADLLHLRPWRRAVEEPQHPSYARHVDGEWQTVSAREHLTGLVKTARGLMASGIEAGDRVAIMCQTRYEWMLLDEAIWAAGAITVPVYPSSSASQLAWIVENSRAKVLVVESAEQAALAEGLDAEVLVLEDGGLRTLEERGFDVEDAELVRRRDGVTIGAPASIVYTSGTTGRPKGVVLTHRNLAAEVAGLLAAPVGSEAVEGRRMLMFLPMAHVLARAVAHAGAQGGMTVGFWSDFGTLTTALSSFRPHVVLGVPRVFEKVHDAIRTKAREAGRAPSEVFRRGSQVALEWSRDLGGDGVGDARVRGPRLRAEHALFDRLLYSKIREALGGECRYAISGGGALDPRLQHFFRGAGVPIYEGYGLTETSAAITVNGPGRQRIGTVGRPLDGNEVRIAEDGEIQLRGLVVMERFWEDEEATEAVFDHGWLKTGDLGRLDEDGYLTISGRAKEIIVTAGGKNVVPGPLEEELRAHPLVAHAMIVGDGRPFVAALVTLDHDGVRRWAADKGRGDVDPADLVDDEALRVELQQVIDEANQAVSRAEGVRRFVLLADDFTEERGELTATLKLRRHVIEETRGETMRELYG